One genomic window of Methanobacterium petrolearium includes the following:
- a CDS encoding histidine kinase dimerization/phosphoacceptor domain -containing protein, producing the protein MKTSETTTSTTDFKETGDPPHEKMIFGRISFLKSISRIIAIIVAIIGFLILFGWAFNISTFKSPGPAFSTVKSNVGLAFLAIGISLWLFQTQRKNKWFHIIAQIFSVLAIILGCAIMLEYFFNLNLGIDQMMFREAKGALLTYTPNRMAFTAALNISLLGLALLSMDRKTENGYRLSQALTIISGFLSLLSILGYIYGVQLLYYIPNYTSISVYAAFTFFLTAVAMLFAQPDKGPMGIITSDYFGGHLARRLIPVAIVVPIFFGLLAILGQNAGFYGGNFSVSLVVISTTIIFILFIWWNSLSFNCMDIKREKAEIQLKKYKDNLEIMVQEKTAELTSTNRELEDEVKERKSTEEELKKSLEEKELLMKEIHHRVKNNLMVIYSLLNLQSRYIKDKETKNIFQESQRRARSMALIHELLYQSKQHNEVDFGSYIRTISTELFRNYSLNPEQVELNLETENIMLDINTAVPLGLIVNELVSNSMKHAFSDGKSGKIDINFLKEDGKYVLVVKDDGMGMPPDLDLNNTETLGLQVVDSLITQIHGDLKLIREGGTTFQIRFQEPDFRNK; encoded by the coding sequence ATGAAAACATCCGAAACAACTACGTCTACTACTGATTTTAAAGAAACTGGTGATCCACCCCATGAAAAAATGATATTTGGCCGTATATCCTTTTTAAAATCCATTTCCCGGATCATTGCAATTATCGTGGCCATCATAGGATTTTTAATACTCTTCGGATGGGCATTCAACATCTCTACGTTTAAAAGTCCAGGACCTGCCTTTTCTACAGTAAAAAGCAATGTTGGATTGGCTTTTCTTGCTATTGGAATCTCTTTATGGTTATTTCAAACTCAAAGGAAAAATAAGTGGTTTCATATCATAGCTCAAATTTTTTCTGTGCTTGCCATAATTCTAGGATGTGCAATCATGTTGGAGTATTTTTTCAATTTGAATCTGGGAATTGACCAGATGATGTTCAGGGAAGCAAAAGGAGCATTATTGACGTATACACCGAATCGGATGGCTTTTACTGCAGCGCTTAACATTTCCTTGCTGGGTCTGGCTCTTCTGAGCATGGATCGAAAAACTGAAAATGGCTACAGATTATCCCAGGCTCTAACCATAATAAGCGGGTTTTTGTCATTATTATCAATTTTAGGTTATATTTACGGTGTTCAATTGTTATATTACATTCCTAATTACACCAGTATATCTGTATATGCAGCATTCACTTTTTTTCTAACGGCAGTGGCTATGCTTTTTGCACAACCCGACAAAGGCCCTATGGGAATAATAACCAGTGATTATTTTGGAGGGCACCTTGCCCGGCGCTTGATTCCGGTTGCCATCGTTGTTCCAATTTTTTTCGGGTTATTAGCAATTTTAGGCCAGAATGCAGGCTTTTATGGGGGTAACTTCAGTGTTTCTCTGGTAGTGATCTCTACAACCATAATTTTCATTCTGTTCATATGGTGGAACTCTCTTTCCTTCAACTGTATGGACATAAAACGTGAAAAAGCAGAAATTCAATTAAAAAAATATAAAGATAATTTAGAGATAATGGTTCAGGAAAAAACTGCTGAATTAACCTCCACTAACCGTGAATTAGAAGATGAAGTTAAGGAAAGAAAATCAACTGAAGAAGAACTTAAAAAATCACTGGAAGAAAAGGAACTGTTGATGAAAGAGATTCACCATCGGGTGAAGAACAATCTTATGGTGATTTACAGTCTTTTGAATTTGCAATCAAGATATATTAAGGACAAAGAGACTAAAAATATTTTCCAAGAGAGTCAGCGTCGTGCCCGGTCAATGGCTTTGATCCATGAACTACTTTACCAATCCAAACAACATAATGAGGTTGACTTTGGCAGTTACATCCGTACAATAAGCACAGAACTATTCAGAAATTATTCTCTTAATCCAGAACAGGTAGAACTTAACCTGGAAACAGAAAATATTATGCTGGACATCAATACTGCCGTACCTCTGGGGCTCATCGTCAATGAACTTGTTTCTAACAGCATGAAACATGCATTTTCAGACGGTAAGAGTGGCAAAATCGACATCAACTTCCTCAAAGAAGATGGTAAATATGTTCTGGTGGTTAAAGATGATGGTATGGGGATGCCACCTGATTTAGACCTAAATAACACAGAAACACTGGGGTTACAAGTTGTTGATAGTTTGATAACTCAAATACATGGTGATTTAAAATTAATCCGTGAGGGTGGAACTACATTCCAAATAAGATTCCAAGAACCAGATTTTCGAAATAAATGA
- a CDS encoding UPF0104 family protein, producing the protein MKHKTLLLMLAGIGILALMVLIIGPGQIESAIKMANPWYLILAVLIQLAIYGLWTERWAVTTSAVGISVKRRHLFPMLMVGLAINNLTPSGRGGGEPVRAYILGKYSSSPTENAFATVIADRGLDTFPFIALVVFTIIAAVLYLNLPQWMVITLAICLVVLVAIFILALYMSLNREFGDRVIRWFLRILKRISEKTHRKFEQRALNAVEGFQNSMKIMVTDRKVLLYGIPLSFLIWGFEILRVYIVFAALNVQAPVGIIAAVFVISTLIGMIPLLPGGLGAVDGMMILLYSYAGISPSVSAASTIVERLISFWMTSIIGMAFIPYFGADAMEKLSEK; encoded by the coding sequence ATGAAGCATAAAACTCTGCTTCTAATGTTGGCAGGCATCGGTATTCTGGCTTTAATGGTACTAATCATTGGACCAGGGCAAATTGAAAGCGCCATTAAAATGGCTAATCCATGGTATTTGATCTTAGCTGTTTTAATCCAGCTGGCAATATATGGCCTCTGGACTGAAAGATGGGCAGTAACCACGTCTGCAGTGGGCATATCAGTTAAAAGAAGGCATCTTTTCCCAATGTTAATGGTGGGCCTGGCCATAAACAACCTCACACCCAGTGGCAGAGGAGGAGGCGAACCAGTAAGGGCATATATACTGGGCAAATATTCATCTTCCCCAACTGAAAACGCATTTGCAACAGTAATAGCAGATAGAGGTCTGGATACATTCCCTTTCATTGCTTTAGTAGTGTTTACCATAATCGCAGCAGTTTTATACCTTAATTTACCTCAGTGGATGGTTATAACTCTGGCCATATGTCTGGTAGTGTTAGTTGCGATTTTCATTCTGGCTTTGTACATGTCTTTAAACCGTGAATTTGGAGACAGGGTTATTCGATGGTTTTTAAGAATTTTAAAGAGAATTTCAGAGAAAACACACAGAAAATTCGAACAAAGAGCCTTAAACGCGGTTGAAGGATTTCAAAATAGCATGAAAATCATGGTCACGGATCGTAAAGTATTGTTGTATGGAATACCTCTTTCTTTCCTGATATGGGGGTTTGAAATCCTTCGAGTGTACATAGTTTTTGCTGCTCTTAATGTTCAGGCTCCTGTAGGGATCATAGCAGCGGTTTTTGTAATTTCAACCCTCATAGGCATGATACCATTATTACCTGGTGGTTTAGGGGCTGTGGATGGCATGATGATACTATTATATTCATACGCTGGCATTTCACCATCAGTTAGTGCAGCATCCACCATAGTAGAACGGCTGATCTCATTCTGGATGACATCCATCATAGGAATGGCATTTATACCATACTTTGGTGCAGATGCAATGGAAAAATTGTCAGAAAAATAA
- a CDS encoding metallophosphoesterase — protein MIGIMSDSHDHLEAIGDSVDVFNQAGAELVIHAGDLIAPFTARPFKNLQCPLEAIFGNNDGERHMLRTAYSDMCVLEDFKELEVGERKVAVIHGTTEALVDALRKSGKYDLVIRGHTHQMEVSDGKTMMINPGEVCGYLSGEKTVILLDTDDLTWEAVHL, from the coding sequence ATGATAGGTATTATGTCAGACAGCCATGATCATTTGGAGGCTATTGGGGATTCAGTGGATGTATTTAACCAGGCAGGGGCAGAACTGGTCATCCATGCAGGGGATCTGATAGCACCATTTACAGCACGACCATTTAAAAATCTCCAATGTCCCCTGGAAGCAATTTTTGGCAATAACGATGGTGAAAGACACATGTTGAGAACTGCGTATAGCGACATGTGTGTGTTGGAAGATTTCAAGGAATTGGAAGTTGGCGAAAGAAAGGTGGCTGTAATACATGGAACAACAGAAGCTTTGGTGGACGCACTTCGAAAAAGTGGGAAATATGATCTGGTGATAAGGGGTCACACCCATCAAATGGAGGTATCTGATGGGAAAACAATGATGATCAATCCCGGAGAGGTATGCGGGTATCTATCCGGAGAAAAAACTGTGATACTGCTGGATACGGATGATCTGACCTGGGAAGCAGTACATCTTTAA
- a CDS encoding slipin family protein, with protein sequence MDLITIIIVAIVILIILGLSIKIVNQYEKGVVFRLGKVIGVREPGLRLIIPLVDRMVKPSLRIVTMPIPAQKIITQDNVTIDVAAVAYFKVVDAYRAVVEIENYNRAVNQISQTTVRSVVGQFTLDEVLSETPKVNTKIQEIIDGHSEPWGIKVTTVEIKDIKLPDSMQRAIALQAEAEREKRAKIISAEGEYLAAGKLGEAADIISEHPVALQLRIMQVLSNIAAEKNSTIVFPAQLLNSLRDIKDFLGSEMEVLEKDKGKK encoded by the coding sequence ATGGATTTAATAACTATAATCATTGTTGCCATTGTGATCTTGATTATACTGGGACTTTCCATAAAAATTGTAAACCAGTATGAGAAAGGGGTTGTTTTTAGATTAGGGAAAGTTATCGGAGTCAGAGAACCAGGGTTGCGCCTTATAATTCCCCTGGTAGATAGAATGGTTAAACCATCCCTAAGAATAGTGACCATGCCCATTCCTGCCCAGAAAATCATAACCCAAGACAATGTAACCATTGACGTGGCTGCAGTTGCTTACTTTAAAGTGGTGGATGCTTATCGGGCTGTGGTGGAAATTGAAAACTACAACCGAGCAGTTAACCAAATATCACAGACCACAGTAAGAAGCGTGGTGGGACAGTTCACCCTGGATGAGGTGCTCTCAGAAACACCAAAGGTTAACACCAAGATCCAGGAAATTATCGATGGTCACAGTGAGCCATGGGGTATAAAAGTTACCACCGTGGAAATAAAAGATATCAAACTCCCAGACAGTATGCAAAGAGCCATAGCTCTGCAAGCTGAGGCTGAAAGGGAGAAAAGAGCTAAAATCATATCGGCTGAAGGTGAATACCTTGCTGCAGGTAAACTGGGGGAAGCTGCGGATATAATCAGTGAACATCCCGTAGCATTGCAGCTCAGGATCATGCAGGTTTTGAGTAATATCGCTGCTGAGAAGAATTCTACCATAGTGTTCCCTGCCCAGTTACTGAACAGTTTAAGAGACATTAAAGACTTCCTGGGATCTGAAATGGAAGTCTTGGAAAAAGATAAAGGCAAAAAATAA
- a CDS encoding TrkH family potassium uptake protein translates to MRFYLGKKDLLLIANPLGMIMQGIGVVVLIPLIVAIIYGEHEQLSLLVFGLFSIGLGFLFRKLPADYNRLQLKHGMIIASLAWLWAALIGSFCLMYSTNIDFLNAYFESMSAWSGSGLSIYPNVEILPKSILFLRSLEQWVGGLGVVIVVIGILIRPGTAAARLYKSEAREEKIKPSIASTVKTIWWIYLLYTFVGIFLYLLAGMHLFDAINNTFTNLSTGGMSIKNNNIGAYNSVPIYIITMILMIIGGTSFLVHYKALKGRALDVFQDIQFKAMIIIIITFSIFLLIFSKFSTMDSVFFVVSALSCCGSSIQPTQVMINWPDYVKIIILSAMIIGMAAGSTTGALKLIRVVTLFKGIFWEIRRILSPQGTVIPRKIGGKPVNDAEIREAGSYTFIYFFFLFISWLVLMLCGYDGVNSLFEVASAQGNVGLSMGIVSPTMPDIAEFFLIFNMWIGRIEIIPALVLLKGFLDIFKRYKRIIKTNKR, encoded by the coding sequence ATGAGATTCTATCTTGGGAAGAAAGATTTATTATTAATAGCCAACCCTTTAGGCATGATAATGCAGGGAATAGGCGTAGTAGTACTTATACCCCTCATAGTAGCCATCATATACGGCGAACATGAACAACTCAGTCTTTTAGTCTTTGGACTGTTTTCAATAGGTTTAGGATTCCTCTTCCGAAAGTTGCCTGCAGATTATAACAGATTGCAGCTTAAACATGGTATGATAATTGCTTCTCTGGCATGGTTATGGGCTGCGCTAATTGGTAGTTTTTGCTTAATGTATTCCACCAATATAGACTTTTTGAACGCTTATTTTGAGAGCATGTCAGCCTGGAGTGGAAGTGGCCTCAGCATATATCCCAACGTGGAAATACTACCCAAGTCCATTCTATTTTTAAGAAGTCTTGAACAGTGGGTTGGGGGTTTGGGAGTTGTGATTGTAGTTATAGGTATTTTAATCCGTCCTGGAACTGCAGCAGCCCGTTTATACAAATCTGAAGCACGTGAAGAGAAAATAAAACCCAGCATAGCAAGTACGGTGAAGACTATCTGGTGGATATATCTTTTATACACTTTTGTAGGGATTTTTCTTTATTTACTGGCAGGAATGCATCTTTTTGATGCCATAAACAATACTTTCACCAATCTCTCCACAGGAGGGATGTCCATCAAAAACAATAACATAGGGGCCTACAACAGCGTTCCCATTTATATAATCACCATGATCCTGATGATCATTGGAGGTACCAGTTTCCTGGTCCATTATAAAGCTTTAAAGGGACGTGCCCTGGATGTTTTCCAAGATATCCAATTTAAGGCAATGATAATTATAATCATCACATTTTCTATCTTTTTGCTTATCTTTTCAAAGTTCAGTACCATGGACTCTGTTTTTTTCGTTGTTAGCGCTTTAAGTTGTTGTGGATCAAGCATTCAACCCACACAAGTTATGATTAACTGGCCAGATTACGTTAAAATAATCATACTCAGTGCCATGATTATTGGTATGGCTGCAGGTTCCACTACCGGTGCTTTAAAACTCATACGAGTAGTCACCCTATTTAAAGGAATTTTTTGGGAGATTAGGAGAATATTATCTCCGCAAGGAACTGTTATACCTCGTAAAATTGGAGGTAAACCCGTAAATGACGCAGAAATCAGAGAAGCAGGTAGTTACACATTCATATACTTTTTCTTCCTGTTTATAAGTTGGTTGGTACTTATGCTATGTGGATATGATGGAGTTAATTCACTTTTTGAAGTTGCATCAGCCCAGGGAAATGTAGGACTTTCCATGGGCATTGTATCTCCTACCATGCCAGATATTGCGGAATTTTTCCTTATATTCAACATGTGGATAGGTAGGATTGAGATTATACCTGCTTTGGTATTGTTAAAAGGATTTTTGGACATTTTCAAAAGGTATAAGAGGATAATAAAAACTAATAAAAGATAA
- a CDS encoding metal-dependent hydrolase, producing MDFFTHFIVPFAILTLFKVKDRLAGAFGGISVDFDVVFFVVGFISPGLFIFTHRGITHSFVFGLITSTIFLYIISRPRIYGLINRVIKRNIEVKFNWHNILLAYFGVLAHLFLDFLTTGGIPLLYPFSLTRFTANLYYYTDPVTTIAALAVLVILYLRLDPKYKKITLACFMIMLISFGGIRAYEKIDVIQSQSLTLSDGYTQITTYPTSNMFIWTVVESDGGSKYRIYSYNNLQKTSSDIREVQNLTIKNGTFESAQKAIKYADKLPEVGGFKWNHEYTCVNAEKTSSKWNITYFDPTSSHFGPNELSVLVPYH from the coding sequence ATGGATTTTTTCACCCATTTCATTGTTCCTTTTGCGATTTTAACACTTTTCAAGGTTAAAGATAGGTTAGCAGGGGCTTTCGGAGGAATATCCGTCGATTTTGATGTGGTGTTTTTTGTAGTTGGTTTTATTTCCCCCGGACTTTTCATATTCACGCACCGGGGAATAACCCACAGCTTCGTCTTTGGATTGATAACTTCCACCATATTTCTATACATAATATCGCGACCAAGGATATATGGTCTGATCAATCGTGTGATAAAAAGAAACATCGAGGTCAAATTCAATTGGCACAATATATTATTAGCATACTTCGGAGTGCTGGCCCATCTTTTCCTGGACTTCCTGACCACTGGAGGCATACCTCTTCTCTATCCATTTTCCCTAACCCGGTTCACTGCCAACCTCTATTACTACACCGATCCAGTAACCACCATTGCTGCCCTGGCTGTGCTCGTAATACTCTACCTCCGTTTAGATCCTAAATATAAGAAAATAACTCTGGCATGTTTTATGATAATGTTAATTTCCTTTGGAGGTATTCGTGCTTATGAAAAAATAGATGTTATTCAAAGCCAAAGTTTAACCCTCAGTGATGGTTACACTCAGATCACCACCTATCCCACCTCAAATATGTTCATCTGGACTGTGGTGGAGAGTGATGGAGGTTCCAAATACAGGATTTACAGCTATAATAACCTGCAAAAGACTTCTTCAGATATTCGAGAAGTTCAAAATCTCACCATTAAAAATGGAACCTTTGAATCCGCCCAAAAAGCCATAAAATATGCTGACAAGCTACCAGAGGTAGGTGGCTTTAAATGGAACCACGAATACACTTGTGTAAACGCCGAAAAAACGTCTTCTAAGTGGAATATAACCTATTTCGATCCTACCTCATCGCATTTCGGCCCTAATGAGTTATCAGTTCTAGTACCATACCATTGA